A genomic window from Periweissella cryptocerci includes:
- the purL gene encoding phosphoribosylformylglycinamidine synthase subunit PurL, with translation MTLTYTEPTPVQIRDEKIYLPWGLTEAEYQLATDKLGRLPNYTETGLFAAMWSEHVSYKKSKPVLRKFWSQNERVLQGPGEGAGILDIGDNQAVVFKAESHNHPSAVEPYEGAATGVGGILRDIFSMGAQPIAVLDSLRFGEIDNEHTKYLINEIVAGIAGYGNAIGIPTVGGEIGFDKTYAGNPLVNVMAVGLLDQDAMQVGQARGVDNSILYVGAKTGRDGIHGATFASAAFSDEAEADRSAVQVGDPFTEKLVMDATIAIVRDHADIVVGIQDMGAAGLVSSSAEMASKAGMGIQLNLDLVPQRETGMTPYELMLSESQERMLLVIKQGHEQEAIDVFANAGLDAVVIGKVTDDGQYRLDFKGETVADIDAQTLTKAPKYELPAKKPARISNANPAQYQPVITDLQATFLQMLAQPTIASKADLFRHFDSMVRTNTVVKPGSDAAVVRIRGTKKALAMTTDVNGRYLYLDPFIGGQIAMAEAARNIIASGAEPIGITDCLNFGNPDKPEVYYELDQAVQGITDFAKRLNTPVISGNVSLYNEYNGEDIYPTPMIGMVGLHTDVVHITTQTVKNADDLIYVIGNTTDAYNGTEIQKMLAGEISGRLFDFDAAAEQRNQQIVLQAIRAGLINSAHDLAEGGLAVGLAEIVFGTEFGLVARFDGSAAQLFSETQGRFVVSVNPAKQTEFEKLVGSQATLLGHVSAEQNIVITANDAQLNVTAKQAYATWKDAISWLLK, from the coding sequence ATGACTTTGACTTACACTGAACCAACACCAGTTCAAATTCGTGATGAAAAAATTTACTTGCCCTGGGGGCTAACAGAAGCTGAATATCAATTAGCAACTGATAAACTAGGGCGCTTGCCTAACTATACTGAAACGGGATTGTTTGCAGCAATGTGGAGCGAACACGTTTCGTATAAGAAATCAAAACCAGTCTTACGAAAATTTTGGTCGCAAAATGAACGTGTTTTGCAAGGGCCAGGTGAGGGTGCCGGGATATTAGATATCGGCGACAATCAGGCGGTGGTTTTCAAAGCCGAAAGTCATAACCACCCGTCGGCAGTGGAACCGTATGAAGGAGCAGCTACGGGTGTTGGTGGAATCTTGCGTGATATTTTTTCAATGGGTGCTCAACCAATTGCCGTCCTCGATAGCTTACGGTTCGGGGAAATTGATAACGAACATACAAAATATTTAATTAATGAAATTGTTGCCGGTATTGCGGGTTATGGGAATGCGATTGGGATTCCAACAGTCGGTGGTGAAATCGGTTTTGATAAGACTTATGCGGGGAACCCATTGGTGAATGTTATGGCAGTCGGGCTGCTTGATCAAGACGCGATGCAAGTTGGCCAAGCGCGTGGAGTTGATAACTCAATTTTATACGTTGGCGCCAAGACTGGACGTGACGGAATTCACGGGGCGACGTTTGCCTCGGCAGCATTTAGCGACGAAGCCGAAGCTGATCGTTCCGCCGTCCAAGTTGGTGATCCGTTTACAGAAAAGCTCGTAATGGATGCCACAATTGCGATTGTGCGTGACCATGCAGACATCGTGGTCGGCATTCAAGATATGGGAGCAGCTGGGTTAGTTTCTTCTTCAGCAGAAATGGCTTCTAAAGCCGGGATGGGAATTCAGTTGAACCTGGACCTTGTCCCTCAACGTGAAACAGGTATGACACCGTATGAGTTAATGCTTTCTGAATCACAAGAGCGGATGTTACTTGTCATTAAGCAAGGGCATGAGCAAGAAGCAATTGATGTGTTTGCGAACGCTGGTCTGGATGCCGTGGTGATTGGGAAAGTGACGGATGACGGCCAATATCGTTTAGATTTTAAAGGTGAAACGGTTGCCGATATCGATGCGCAAACTTTAACGAAAGCGCCTAAATACGAATTACCCGCAAAAAAGCCTGCCCGTATTAGCAATGCTAATCCAGCTCAATATCAACCGGTCATTACGGATTTACAAGCAACGTTCTTGCAAATGTTAGCGCAGCCAACCATTGCTTCCAAGGCTGATTTATTCCGGCACTTTGATTCGATGGTACGCACTAATACGGTGGTGAAGCCAGGAAGTGATGCGGCCGTCGTCCGGATTCGCGGGACGAAAAAAGCCCTCGCAATGACGACGGATGTCAATGGGCGCTACTTATATTTAGATCCATTTATCGGTGGGCAAATAGCGATGGCTGAAGCAGCGCGTAACATTATTGCTTCAGGGGCAGAACCCATTGGTATTACTGATTGCTTGAATTTTGGTAATCCCGATAAGCCAGAAGTTTATTACGAACTTGATCAAGCAGTTCAAGGAATTACTGACTTTGCGAAACGGTTGAATACACCGGTGATTTCGGGAAATGTTTCACTCTACAACGAGTACAACGGTGAGGATATTTACCCAACACCGATGATTGGCATGGTTGGGTTGCACACGGATGTCGTCCATATTACGACGCAAACCGTGAAAAATGCAGATGACTTAATTTATGTGATTGGTAACACGACCGATGCATATAATGGTACCGAAATTCAAAAGATGCTCGCCGGTGAAATCAGTGGCCGTTTGTTTGATTTTGATGCGGCAGCAGAACAACGCAATCAACAAATTGTTTTACAAGCGATTCGCGCTGGCTTAATCAACAGCGCCCACGATTTGGCGGAAGGCGGCTTAGCGGTTGGCCTCGCTGAAATTGTATTTGGCACAGAATTTGGCTTGGTCGCACGCTTCGATGGTTCAGCTGCCCAACTCTTCAGCGAAACACAAGGACGCTTTGTCGTATCTGTAAATCCGGCCAAACAAACTGAATTTGAAAAACTTGTTGGCTCACAAGCAACGTTATTAGGCCATGTTAGCGCAGAACAAAATATTGTAATTACAGCAAATGACGCACAGTTGAATGTCACAGCAAAACAAGCATACGCAACTTGGAAGGACGCAATTTCATGGCTATTAAAGTAA
- the purQ gene encoding phosphoribosylformylglycinamidine synthase subunit PurQ produces MKAAVITFPGSNCDYDMYYALHDEFGIETTIIPATTTDLSAYDAIFLPGGFSYGDYLRTGAIARFSPVMDALITANQQGKIIVGICNGFQILTEAGLLPGALQTNIQPGFICDETGLTIANATTTFTNAFETPTIKLPIAHGEGNYYVDEAQLAELQGNNQILFAYTDNPNGSVANIAGVMNKAGNVFGMMPHPERAVDELLGNTDGRAFFQSILASLATHLEVSNV; encoded by the coding sequence ATGAAAGCAGCCGTAATTACTTTTCCTGGTTCAAATTGTGATTATGATATGTACTATGCGCTCCATGATGAGTTTGGAATTGAGACAACAATCATTCCAGCAACCACGACAGATTTAAGTGCTTATGACGCGATTTTTTTACCAGGTGGCTTCTCGTATGGTGATTATTTACGAACGGGGGCAATTGCTCGATTTTCACCAGTTATGGATGCGTTAATCACGGCAAATCAGCAAGGTAAAATTATTGTTGGTATCTGTAATGGTTTCCAGATTTTAACGGAAGCAGGACTATTACCAGGTGCGTTACAAACTAATATTCAGCCGGGCTTTATCTGTGATGAAACTGGCTTAACGATTGCAAATGCTACGACAACTTTCACTAATGCATTTGAAACACCAACCATCAAGTTGCCAATCGCACATGGTGAAGGTAATTACTATGTGGACGAAGCGCAATTGGCAGAGTTACAAGGCAATAATCAGATTCTGTTCGCATATACTGATAATCCCAATGGTTCCGTGGCAAATATTGCTGGGGTGATGAATAAAGCCGGTAATGTCTTTGGAATGATGCCGCACCCCGAACGTGCAGTTGACGAGTTATTAGGAAATACTGATGGACGGGCATTTTTCCAATCAATTCTGGCTAGTTTAGCAACACACTTGGAGGTTAGCAACGTATGA
- the purS gene encoding phosphoribosylformylglycinamidine synthase subunit PurS, translating into MYLAKIYVTYKPSILDPKGETVKDALHRMEYADVQDVVMGKYFEIKLDNSDVNQVAKEVEAFSQQLLINVNMEVFRYELEKIEG; encoded by the coding sequence ATGTATTTAGCAAAAATTTATGTGACTTACAAGCCTTCAATTCTTGACCCCAAAGGTGAAACCGTAAAAGATGCCTTACACCGGATGGAATATGCGGATGTCCAAGATGTCGTGATGGGCAAATATTTTGAAATCAAACTTGATAATAGTGATGTCAATCAAGTTGCTAAAGAAGTTGAAGCATTTAGTCAACAGTTACTAATTAACGTCAACATGGAAGTATTCCGCTACGAACTCGAAAAAATTGAAGGGTGA
- a CDS encoding phosphoribosylaminoimidazolesuccinocarboxamide synthase, translating to MEKRTLIYEGKAKQVFTTDNADVLWIHYLDQATALNGKRKEQIADKGRINSAISALLFNYLTAQGITNHHQQQLSPTDELVTKVKITPVEVVVRNFAAGHFVTRYGVAPMMELRPAVHEFYYKSDELDDPFMNDEQLVALNIAPQRELDELRVIADQVNVILTEAFRAIDIKLIDFKLEFGYTATNQLILADELSPDNMRLVDLNTGASLDKDIFRQQSGDVLTGYKIVLERLTNYLTANQL from the coding sequence ATGGAAAAACGAACGCTCATCTATGAAGGTAAAGCAAAACAAGTTTTTACGACGGATAACGCCGATGTACTTTGGATTCATTATTTAGACCAAGCCACGGCTTTGAATGGGAAGCGTAAAGAACAAATTGCGGATAAAGGTCGGATTAACAGCGCAATTTCTGCCTTGCTGTTTAATTATTTAACTGCTCAAGGAATTACCAATCATCATCAGCAACAATTATCCCCAACCGACGAATTAGTCACCAAGGTTAAGATTACTCCGGTTGAAGTTGTTGTGCGGAATTTTGCGGCGGGACATTTTGTCACTAGATATGGTGTGGCACCAATGATGGAGCTACGGCCGGCGGTTCACGAATTTTATTACAAGAGTGATGAACTCGATGATCCCTTCATGAATGATGAGCAATTGGTCGCACTCAACATCGCGCCACAACGTGAATTAGATGAGTTACGAGTGATTGCGGATCAGGTGAATGTAATACTTACGGAAGCGTTTAGAGCCATCGATATTAAACTAATTGACTTTAAATTAGAATTTGGCTACACGGCTACGAATCAGCTGATTTTAGCAGATGAGTTATCCCCAGATAATATGCGCCTCGTTGATTTAAATACAGGTGCTTCACTGGATAAAGATATTTTTCGGCAACAAAGTGGGGATGTCTTGACTGGTTACAAAATTGTCTTAGAACGTTTAACTAACTATTTAACTGCCAATCAATTATAA
- the purK gene encoding 5-(carboxyamino)imidazole ribonucleotide synthase, whose protein sequence is MIKTILPPATIGIIGGGQLGQMLAQSAKAMGYKVGVLDPTPASPAGQVSDFEINAPYDDLAALTDLAKRSDVLTYEFENVDLAALTQVLPFTEIPQGTELLRVTRNRITEKTFLHELGIPTVNFLVIDEHLPSEAVIKAILPGILKTTTGGYDGHGQRDIANVDDLQAASDLYAAVPAILEQRTSFIKEVSVMVTRDGNDEVHIWPVVENFHAQHVLQKTLAPALVAPSVQMQIDTIATKLANKLDLRGVLGIEMFVTADQQVLVNELAPRPHNSGHYSIEAMNVSQFEGHIRSIVGLPIQPLELMKPALMINLLGTQLTRARLALHAHPEWHFHDYGKGEIRPMRKLGHFTVLGEIAISKNIDWLTDKGE, encoded by the coding sequence ATGATTAAAACAATCTTACCACCAGCAACGATTGGTATTATTGGTGGCGGTCAGTTGGGGCAGATGTTAGCTCAAAGTGCTAAGGCAATGGGGTATAAAGTGGGTGTGTTAGATCCAACACCAGCTAGCCCGGCAGGACAAGTTAGTGATTTTGAAATCAATGCACCATACGATGACTTAGCCGCGTTAACTGACTTAGCCAAACGCAGTGATGTCCTAACTTATGAATTTGAAAATGTTGATTTGGCAGCGCTAACGCAAGTACTGCCATTCACCGAAATCCCACAAGGTACTGAATTATTACGTGTAACACGGAACCGGATTACGGAAAAGACGTTCCTGCACGAATTAGGCATTCCCACGGTTAACTTTCTGGTAATTGATGAGCATCTGCCAAGTGAAGCAGTAATCAAAGCAATTTTGCCAGGAATCTTAAAAACAACCACGGGTGGTTATGACGGACATGGGCAGCGTGATATTGCTAATGTTGATGATTTACAAGCTGCCAGTGATCTATACGCTGCGGTGCCCGCAATCTTGGAACAGCGAACAAGTTTTATCAAAGAAGTATCGGTGATGGTGACTCGCGATGGGAATGACGAAGTTCACATTTGGCCGGTTGTTGAAAATTTTCATGCCCAGCATGTGTTACAAAAAACACTAGCGCCCGCCTTAGTTGCCCCTAGTGTTCAAATGCAAATTGATACGATTGCAACGAAGCTCGCAAACAAGTTAGACCTTCGCGGTGTATTGGGAATTGAAATGTTTGTGACCGCCGACCAGCAAGTTTTAGTTAATGAATTAGCACCACGGCCCCATAATTCAGGTCACTATTCAATTGAAGCGATGAATGTTTCGCAATTTGAAGGTCATATTCGCAGTATTGTCGGCTTACCAATTCAACCACTTGAATTGATGAAGCCGGCATTGATGATTAACTTGTTAGGCACACAACTGACCCGAGCACGACTAGCATTACATGCGCACCCAGAATGGCATTTTCATGATTATGGGAAGGGTGAAATTCGACCAATGCGTAAACTTGGTCATTTCACAGTTTTAGGGGAAATCGCAATTAGTAAAAATATTGATTGGTTAACAGATAAGGGGGAATGA
- the purE gene encoding 5-(carboxyamino)imidazole ribonucleotide mutase, with protein MVQVAVVMGSISDWPTMHMATDILSQLGVTFEKRIISAHRMPAQLQEFGLAANERGLQVIIAGAGGAAHLPGMLAANTTVPVIGVPIQSKAMNGLDSLLSIVQMPAGVPVATVAIGNAGAKNAGILASQIIALQDNTVAQALMDFRAAQTQASIESEAQLDD; from the coding sequence ATGGTTCAGGTTGCAGTAGTTATGGGATCAATTTCGGATTGGCCAACGATGCACATGGCGACAGACATATTATCTCAATTAGGTGTGACGTTTGAAAAAAGAATTATCTCAGCACATCGGATGCCAGCACAGTTACAAGAATTTGGACTAGCTGCTAATGAACGTGGCTTACAGGTGATTATTGCGGGTGCTGGTGGGGCGGCCCATTTGCCAGGCATGCTTGCGGCAAATACTACAGTGCCTGTTATTGGGGTACCAATTCAGAGTAAAGCAATGAATGGTCTTGACTCATTGTTATCAATCGTACAGATGCCAGCAGGCGTGCCTGTCGCAACGGTTGCGATTGGCAATGCTGGCGCAAAAAATGCGGGGATCTTAGCAAGCCAAATTATTGCTTTGCAAGATAATACCGTAGCCCAAGCATTAATGGACTTTCGGGCAGCCCAAACCCAAGCTTCAATTGAAAGCGAGGCACAGCTGGATGATTAA